One Halioglobus japonicus DNA segment encodes these proteins:
- a CDS encoding efflux RND transporter periplasmic adaptor subunit translates to MIAFISICYALLYILIFNKLGILKKTIGNIAAFAGVGVVLIASIVFMWYTFAPISSDARMFRFIIPIVPNVRGEVVEVPVQPNTPLKRGEVLFQIDPEPFEINVRQLEAQVARHQAERRLAQVNVERAEKLLQVQSAAQIDVDTWTANRDIADAAIQSAEAQLDNARWQLGETTVTAPYDGYVVNLQLRPGGVVTTIPLASPMAYVSTESSMVLASFSQSAVRRIAVGDAADVVFTNVPGRTFSGTVERIVGASSGSQFAASSQLPTLTGAPANDRWAVLVDLDDKEFAQQLAQGAGGAVAIYTSAGKPVHVVSKVAVRMKAWLGYLTSP, encoded by the coding sequence ATCGGCAACATCGCAGCATTCGCCGGTGTGGGGGTGGTGTTGATCGCCAGTATTGTCTTCATGTGGTACACCTTTGCGCCGATAAGCTCCGATGCGCGTATGTTCAGGTTTATTATTCCGATCGTGCCCAATGTGCGCGGCGAGGTCGTTGAAGTGCCGGTCCAGCCCAATACGCCGCTGAAGCGCGGAGAGGTGTTGTTTCAGATCGATCCGGAGCCATTTGAGATCAATGTTCGCCAATTGGAAGCGCAAGTAGCCCGTCACCAGGCGGAGAGGCGCCTCGCTCAGGTTAATGTGGAGCGTGCGGAGAAGTTGCTGCAGGTGCAGTCCGCCGCCCAGATCGATGTCGATACCTGGACGGCGAACCGGGATATTGCCGATGCCGCCATTCAAAGCGCTGAGGCGCAATTGGATAATGCGCGCTGGCAGTTGGGTGAAACGACCGTCACGGCCCCCTATGATGGCTACGTTGTGAATCTCCAGTTGCGCCCTGGCGGGGTGGTGACAACCATACCGCTGGCATCACCGATGGCGTATGTGTCGACAGAATCGAGCATGGTATTGGCCAGTTTCAGTCAGAGTGCGGTACGCAGAATAGCGGTGGGTGACGCTGCTGACGTGGTATTTACCAATGTCCCCGGGCGCACGTTCTCGGGTACGGTTGAGCGCATAGTCGGTGCCAGCAGCGGTTCGCAGTTCGCGGCGTCAAGTCAGCTGCCAACGTTGACTGGGGCCCCGGCAAATGATCGTTGGGCCGTTCTGGTGGACTTGGATGACAAAGAGTTTGCGCAGCAATTAGCTCAGGGCGCCGGTGGTGCAGTAGCTATCTATACATCTGCGGGTAAACCGGTCCACGTCGTCAGTAAAGTGGCCGTACGGATGAAAGCCTGGCTGGGATACCTGACCTCTCCCTGA
- a CDS encoding cation:proton antiporter has protein sequence MYSLLAVICLLVFLFSLVAKRAERSMFTGPILFLLAGMLLGEAGAGWVSPQITPDVLRVLADITLALLLFADGAHSDRASLRDHAQLPVRMLAIGIPGSILLGVAVGIVLLPAFDLWQLAIMATALAATDAALGKSVVSDPRVPTYIRSTLNVESGLNDGLCVPILLVFIALSQSHHGDEPGMIALALTAQEIGIGLLVGLTVAGLGFQLIALAKARGFINSLWKRVPTVMLALLCFALTQSLHGSGYIAAFSGGLLFGHLARQRVHHMVVDAEGIGEVLGLTTWFLFGAAVVPIVSQRLSWDVVAYALCCLTFVRMVPALVSLIGSGVSMKHALFMAWFGPRGLASIVFAIIILHEQVKEGDDIAVIIACTIFLSVILHGLSAAPLAHRFTKS, from the coding sequence ATGTACTCACTTCTGGCCGTCATTTGCCTCCTGGTTTTTCTGTTCAGCCTTGTCGCGAAGCGGGCTGAACGGTCTATGTTTACCGGTCCCATTCTGTTTCTGCTTGCGGGAATGTTGCTGGGTGAGGCGGGTGCAGGTTGGGTGTCGCCGCAGATTACCCCTGATGTACTGCGCGTGCTGGCGGACATTACGCTGGCGCTGTTGCTGTTTGCCGATGGTGCTCACTCGGATCGGGCATCGTTGCGCGATCACGCCCAGTTGCCTGTGCGTATGTTGGCCATTGGTATTCCCGGCTCCATCTTGTTGGGTGTGGCCGTGGGTATTGTGCTACTGCCGGCATTTGATCTCTGGCAGCTGGCCATTATGGCGACAGCGCTGGCCGCGACGGATGCAGCCCTGGGCAAATCGGTCGTCTCTGATCCCCGTGTTCCCACGTATATCCGCTCCACCCTGAATGTCGAGAGCGGTCTCAATGATGGGCTGTGCGTGCCCATCCTGCTGGTGTTCATTGCCCTCAGCCAATCACATCATGGCGATGAGCCAGGCATGATAGCGCTTGCGCTAACAGCCCAGGAAATTGGCATCGGCCTGCTGGTAGGGCTGACCGTGGCAGGCCTGGGTTTTCAGTTGATTGCCCTTGCGAAAGCACGTGGGTTCATCAACAGTCTCTGGAAGCGGGTGCCCACGGTTATGTTGGCGTTACTGTGCTTCGCTCTGACTCAGTCGCTGCACGGTAGTGGCTACATCGCCGCTTTCTCTGGCGGATTGCTGTTTGGGCATCTGGCACGCCAGCGAGTGCATCACATGGTGGTGGATGCTGAGGGAATAGGCGAAGTCCTGGGGTTGACCACCTGGTTCCTGTTTGGTGCTGCGGTTGTACCTATCGTCTCCCAGCGGCTCAGTTGGGACGTGGTGGCCTATGCACTTTGCTGCCTGACCTTTGTACGTATGGTGCCTGCGCTGGTGTCTCTCATCGGCAGTGGCGTGAGTATGAAGCACGCTTTATTCATGGCCTGGTTTGGGCCCCGTGGGCTGGCTAGTATCGTCTTCGCGATAATTATTCTTCACGAGCAGGTCAAAGAGGGCGATGACATAGCAGTGATCATCGCCTGCACGATATTCCTCAGCGTGATTCTGCACGGTTTAAGCGCTGCTCCATTGGCGCATAGATTTACCAAGTCCTGA